One Acetobacter oryzoeni genomic window, GCGCGTGCTCTGGGTGCCCATCTTCCCGCGCAACGCTTAAACATGGCGTAGAAAACATGCTGCGCCATTACGTGCCAGAAGTGGTTTCTGTCGAACAAGTAGACTAAGTGCTGCACCTGTCTGCTTTTGTCGCGCACCAAAGCGTGGCATAGAAAGCAGGCAGGTGTTTTTTTATGCCTGCCCTTTCAATGATAGACGCAAGACAGGGCAAGATACATATGCTGGATGAAAACGGGCTGGATCTCCTTTTCAGAAAGGCGCGTACGCCCCTCCGCTGGACAACTCGCACAATCGAAGAAGATTTGCTGCGCCAGCTTTATGATCTCACAAAAATGGGGCCTACATCCGGTAATTGCAGCCCAGCCCGGTTTGTTTTCATTACCGGTTCAGATGGGCGTGAGCGGTTGCGTCCTGCTTTGTCTGAGGGCAACGTCAATCGGGTAATGGGGGCGCCTGTTATTGCCATTGTTGCGCATGACCCGTTGTTTTTTGAGCAGTTGCCGCGTTTGTGCCCGCAGGAAAACTTGCGTTCATGGTTTGCATCAGACGTTGGGTTGGCAGAGGAAACC contains:
- a CDS encoding malonic semialdehyde reductase encodes the protein MPALSMIDARQGKIHMLDENGLDLLFRKARTPLRWTTRTIEEDLLRQLYDLTKMGPTSGNCSPARFVFITGSDGRERLRPALSEGNVNRVMGAPVIAIVAHDPLFFEQLPRLCPQENLRSWFASDVGLAEETAFRNGTLQGAYMIMAARALGLDALPISGFDQALVEDAFLAEQGWRANFLLCLGYGDFENQLPRAPRLAFEEACCVIP